Proteins from a genomic interval of Caulobacter sp. SL161:
- the polA gene encoding DNA polymerase I — protein sequence MTDAAAPPLPNASELTQDGPAVRLFLVDGSAYLFRAYHALPPLTRKSDGLPVGAVQGFCNMLWKLLRDMQGDTPTHLAVIWDHSEKTFRNALYDQYKAHRPPPPEDLIPQFPLVREATLAFGVPAIELPGYEADDLIAAYACKARDLGGEAIIVSSDKDLMQLVGDGVSMYDPMKGVRIEREQVFEKFGVYPEKVVDVQALCGDSVDNVPGAPGIGIKTAAQLITEYGDLDTLLARAGEIKQPKRRETLINFADQIRLSRALVKLDCDTPLPQPLDALTVREPDKEALAAFLEQMEFRSLARRVGDGSAAATPGTLDRPAAPPKAPVVSVSYMGAAARAAAHPVEPVKIDHAAYACVRDLETLKAWVDKATAKGLVAFDTETDALSSATAGLCGVSLAIAPGEACYIPISHCEKADGLAFEAPADIEQIPLADVIATLKPLLEDPAVLKVAQNAKYDIAVLARHGIQVAPIEDTMLISYVLEAGLHGHGMDELSELHLGHKPIPFKQVAGSGKGQISFKHVALPEATAYAAEDADVTLRLYHHLKPQLARAGLSTVYETLERPMPAVLAMMENNGVRVDPEALRLLSNEFSLRMAQFEARAQELVGRPFNLGSPKQIGDVLFGEMQMKGGKKTATGQWSTDSDVLESLALEHELPRVLLDWRQLSKLKGTYTENLIAAIAPSTGRVHTSYALAATTTGRLSSSDPNLQNIPVRTEEGRKIRKAFVAGPGNVLISADYSQIELRLLAHIGDIPQLKKAFQEGLDIHAMTASEMFDTPIEGMDPMIRRRAKAINFGIVYGISAFGLANQLGIGQGEAGAYIKTYFERFPGIQAYMDATKAFVREHGYVTTIFGRKINIPDIEAKSAAHRQFAERAAINAPIQGAAADVMRRAMIRMPAALEAAGLSARMLLQVHDELVFEAPEAEADRACDVIRAVMEKAAEPAVALSIPLTVEARAAGNWDEAH from the coding sequence ATGACCGACGCCGCCGCGCCCCCGCTTCCGAACGCTTCCGAACTGACCCAGGACGGCCCGGCCGTCCGGCTCTTCCTGGTCGACGGCTCGGCCTATCTGTTCCGCGCCTACCACGCCCTGCCGCCGCTGACGCGCAAGAGCGACGGCCTGCCCGTGGGCGCGGTGCAGGGCTTCTGCAACATGCTGTGGAAGCTGCTGCGCGACATGCAGGGCGACACGCCCACCCACCTGGCGGTGATCTGGGACCACTCGGAAAAGACGTTCCGCAACGCTCTCTACGACCAGTACAAGGCCCACCGCCCGCCGCCGCCCGAGGACCTGATCCCGCAGTTCCCGCTGGTGCGTGAGGCCACGCTGGCCTTCGGCGTCCCGGCGATCGAGCTGCCGGGCTACGAGGCCGACGACCTGATCGCCGCCTATGCCTGCAAGGCTCGCGATCTGGGCGGCGAGGCGATCATCGTCTCGTCCGACAAGGACCTGATGCAGCTCGTCGGCGATGGCGTCTCGATGTACGACCCGATGAAGGGCGTGCGCATCGAGCGCGAGCAGGTGTTCGAGAAGTTCGGCGTCTATCCGGAGAAGGTGGTCGACGTTCAGGCCCTGTGCGGCGACAGCGTCGACAACGTCCCGGGCGCGCCGGGCATCGGGATCAAGACCGCCGCCCAGCTGATCACCGAATATGGCGATCTCGACACGCTGCTGGCGCGCGCCGGCGAGATCAAGCAGCCCAAGCGTCGCGAGACCCTGATCAATTTCGCCGACCAGATCCGCCTGTCGCGGGCCCTGGTGAAGCTGGACTGCGACACGCCTCTGCCCCAGCCGCTGGACGCCCTGACGGTGCGCGAGCCCGACAAGGAGGCGCTCGCCGCCTTCCTGGAGCAGATGGAGTTCCGCTCGCTGGCTCGCCGGGTCGGCGACGGCTCGGCCGCCGCCACGCCGGGAACACTGGATCGCCCCGCCGCGCCGCCCAAGGCGCCGGTGGTCAGCGTCTCTTACATGGGCGCGGCCGCCCGCGCCGCCGCCCACCCGGTCGAGCCGGTGAAGATCGACCACGCGGCCTATGCCTGCGTCCGCGATCTTGAGACCCTTAAAGCCTGGGTGGACAAGGCCACGGCCAAGGGCCTGGTCGCCTTCGACACCGAGACCGACGCCCTGTCGTCGGCGACGGCGGGGCTGTGCGGGGTGTCGCTGGCCATCGCGCCCGGCGAGGCCTGCTACATCCCGATCAGCCACTGCGAAAAGGCCGATGGCCTAGCCTTCGAGGCGCCGGCCGACATTGAGCAGATCCCGCTGGCCGACGTCATCGCCACCCTCAAGCCGCTGCTGGAGGACCCGGCGGTGCTGAAGGTGGCGCAGAACGCCAAGTACGACATCGCCGTGCTGGCGCGGCACGGGATCCAGGTCGCGCCGATCGAAGACACCATGCTGATCAGCTATGTGCTGGAGGCGGGCCTGCACGGTCACGGCATGGACGAGCTGTCCGAGCTGCATCTGGGCCACAAGCCGATCCCGTTCAAGCAGGTGGCCGGCAGCGGCAAGGGGCAGATCAGCTTCAAGCACGTGGCCCTGCCCGAGGCGACCGCCTACGCCGCCGAGGACGCCGACGTCACCCTGCGGCTCTACCATCACCTGAAACCGCAGCTGGCCCGCGCGGGCCTGTCGACGGTCTATGAGACTCTGGAGCGTCCGATGCCAGCGGTGCTGGCGATGATGGAGAACAACGGCGTCCGCGTGGATCCCGAAGCCCTGCGTCTTCTGTCCAACGAGTTCTCGCTGCGGATGGCGCAGTTCGAAGCCCGCGCTCAGGAGCTGGTCGGCCGGCCGTTCAACCTCGGCAGCCCCAAGCAGATCGGCGACGTGCTGTTCGGCGAGATGCAGATGAAGGGCGGCAAGAAGACCGCCACTGGCCAGTGGTCGACCGACAGCGACGTGCTCGAAAGCCTGGCTCTGGAGCATGAACTGCCGCGCGTCCTGCTGGACTGGCGCCAGCTCTCCAAGCTGAAGGGCACCTACACCGAGAACCTGATCGCGGCGATCGCGCCGTCGACCGGGCGGGTGCATACGTCATACGCCCTGGCGGCGACGACGACCGGGCGTCTGTCGTCGTCCGATCCCAACCTGCAGAACATCCCGGTCCGCACCGAGGAAGGCCGCAAGATCCGCAAGGCCTTCGTCGCGGGACCCGGCAACGTGCTGATCAGTGCTGACTACAGCCAGATCGAGCTCCGGTTGCTGGCCCATATCGGCGACATTCCGCAGCTGAAGAAGGCTTTCCAGGAGGGCCTCGACATCCACGCCATGACGGCCTCGGAGATGTTCGACACGCCGATCGAGGGCATGGACCCGATGATCCGCCGCCGGGCCAAGGCGATCAATTTCGGGATCGTCTACGGCATCAGCGCCTTTGGTCTGGCCAACCAGCTGGGCATCGGCCAGGGCGAGGCGGGGGCCTATATCAAGACCTATTTCGAGCGCTTCCCGGGTATCCAGGCCTATATGGACGCGACCAAGGCCTTCGTGCGCGAGCACGGCTATGTGACCACGATCTTTGGCCGCAAGATCAATATCCCCGATATCGAGGCCAAGTCGGCCGCCCACCGCCAGTTCGCCGAGCGCGCGGCGATCAACGCCCCGATCCAGGGCGCGGCCGCCGACGTCATGCGGCGGGCGATGATCCGTATGCCCGCGGCGCTGGAGGCCGCCGGGCTGTCGGCCCGGATGCTGCTGCAGGTGCACGACGAACTGGTGTTCGAGGCGCCCGAGGCGGAGGCCGACCGCGCCTGCGACGTGATCCGGGCGGTCATGGAGAAGGCCGCCGAACCGGCGGTGGCACTGTCGATCCCGCTTACGGTCGAGGCGCGGGCCGCCGGAAATTGGGACGAGGCGCACTGA
- the recQ gene encoding DNA helicase RecQ, which produces MYVPPESPELDRARDVLRRTFGHADFRGLQAGVIHELLTGHSAVAVLPTGGGKSLCYQIPSLIRPGLGLVISPLIALMADQVQGLRQAGVAAERLDSNISMDERSDIWRRIDAGEVDLLYLSPEGLMQPWMLDRLARTPLALIAVDEAHCVSQWGHDFRPDYRMLGRLAELFPDVPRLAVTATADARTRDDIRAELRLQGAAEFVDSFARPELALSAERKRGKGHDRVVELVLERPGRSGVIYAGSRDGTEKLAERLNAEGVPALAYHAGLDKAVRARRLEDFLEADAAVMVATIAFGMGVDKPDVRYVIHADPPAAIEAYWQEVGRAGRDGQPAEGITLYGSADMAWAARRIETREAPDEVKQVQSRKLRQFYAMLEGVTCRAAAVRRYFGEEGVAPCGVCDICVSPPTGIDATQAAQKALSAVHRLGGRLGRGRVIEHLMGKTKDVTPQEAQLPTFGIGREFSQPTWRDLFDTLIFEGLLREDPNDGRPLIGLGDVEGVRQVYRNERKVALRQMADTPDSGGRAGSGMRKRREGRALTIPPENQLLFEALRSWRKEQAQLQHVPPYVIFHDATLAEIAAARPATLAALGKAGGVGQGKLDRYGEAVLKVVREN; this is translated from the coding sequence GTGTACGTCCCTCCCGAATCCCCAGAACTGGACCGCGCGCGCGACGTCCTGCGCCGCACGTTCGGCCACGCCGACTTCCGGGGTCTGCAGGCCGGGGTCATCCACGAGCTGCTGACCGGCCACAGCGCCGTGGCGGTGCTGCCCACGGGCGGCGGCAAGAGCCTGTGCTACCAGATCCCCTCGCTGATCCGGCCGGGCCTGGGCCTCGTCATCTCGCCGCTGATCGCCCTGATGGCCGACCAGGTGCAGGGGCTGCGCCAGGCGGGCGTGGCGGCCGAGCGGCTGGACAGCAACATCTCGATGGACGAGCGCTCAGACATCTGGCGGCGCATCGACGCCGGCGAGGTCGATCTGCTCTATCTGTCGCCCGAAGGCCTGATGCAGCCCTGGATGCTGGATCGCCTGGCGCGCACGCCGCTGGCCCTGATCGCCGTAGACGAAGCCCACTGCGTCAGTCAGTGGGGTCACGACTTCCGCCCCGACTACCGGATGCTGGGCCGGCTGGCCGAGCTGTTTCCCGACGTGCCGCGCCTGGCCGTCACCGCCACCGCCGACGCCCGCACCCGCGACGACATCCGCGCCGAGCTGCGCCTGCAGGGCGCAGCCGAGTTCGTCGACAGCTTCGCACGCCCGGAATTGGCGCTCAGCGCCGAACGCAAGCGCGGCAAGGGCCACGACCGGGTCGTCGAGCTCGTTCTGGAGCGCCCCGGCCGCTCGGGCGTCATCTATGCCGGATCGCGCGACGGGACCGAAAAGCTGGCCGAGCGGCTCAATGCGGAAGGCGTCCCGGCCCTGGCCTATCATGCAGGCCTCGACAAGGCCGTCCGCGCCCGCCGGCTGGAGGACTTCCTCGAGGCCGACGCTGCGGTGATGGTCGCCACGATCGCGTTCGGCATGGGCGTCGACAAGCCCGACGTTCGGTATGTGATCCACGCCGATCCGCCGGCCGCCATCGAGGCCTATTGGCAGGAGGTCGGCCGCGCGGGCCGCGACGGACAGCCCGCCGAGGGCATCACCCTCTACGGCTCGGCGGACATGGCCTGGGCCGCTCGCCGGATCGAGACCCGCGAGGCGCCCGACGAGGTCAAACAGGTTCAGTCGCGAAAGCTGCGCCAGTTCTACGCCATGCTGGAGGGCGTCACCTGCCGCGCCGCCGCTGTACGCCGCTATTTCGGCGAAGAGGGCGTGGCCCCCTGCGGGGTCTGCGACATCTGCGTCTCGCCACCCACCGGGATCGACGCCACGCAAGCGGCCCAGAAGGCGCTGTCGGCCGTCCACCGGCTGGGCGGGCGTCTTGGTCGTGGCCGCGTGATCGAGCACCTGATGGGCAAGACCAAGGACGTCACGCCCCAGGAGGCGCAACTGCCGACCTTCGGCATCGGCCGCGAGTTCAGCCAGCCGACCTGGCGCGATCTTTTCGACACCCTGATCTTCGAAGGTCTGCTGCGCGAGGACCCCAATGACGGGCGGCCGCTGATCGGCTTGGGCGATGTCGAGGGCGTACGGCAAGTCTATCGCAACGAACGCAAGGTCGCTCTGCGCCAGATGGCTGACACGCCCGACAGCGGCGGTCGCGCAGGCAGCGGAATGCGCAAGCGCCGCGAGGGCCGCGCCCTGACCATCCCGCCCGAGAACCAGCTCCTGTTCGAGGCCCTGCGCTCCTGGCGCAAGGAGCAGGCCCAGCTGCAGCACGTACCGCCCTATGTGATCTTCCACGACGCCACCCTGGCCGAGATCGCCGCCGCGCGCCCCGCCACCCTGGCGGCGCTGGGCAAGGCCGGCGGCGTGGGCCAAGGCAAGCTCGATCGCTATGGTGAGGCGGTTTTGAAGGTGGTTCGCGAGAACTAA
- the mmcB gene encoding DNA repair putative endonuclease MmcB: protein MDVIIELAPSRPETTLAVTRGAARLLVDLGYAPLAEVTLPNGRRADLMALGPKGDVLIVEVKSGLEDFRVDRKWGDYAPFCDAFYFAVAPTFPEGILPEDPGLLVADGFGGAVVREAPLTPLAPARRKALTLAFGRLAAWRAAGVNAERLSL from the coding sequence ATGGATGTGATCATCGAACTGGCGCCCTCCCGCCCCGAAACCACGCTGGCCGTGACGCGCGGCGCGGCGCGGCTGCTGGTCGATCTGGGCTATGCGCCCCTGGCGGAAGTGACCCTGCCGAACGGACGCCGCGCCGACCTCATGGCCTTGGGGCCCAAGGGCGACGTGCTGATCGTCGAGGTGAAATCGGGGCTCGAGGATTTCCGGGTCGATCGCAAGTGGGGCGACTATGCGCCGTTCTGCGACGCCTTCTATTTCGCGGTGGCGCCGACTTTTCCCGAGGGAATCCTGCCTGAAGACCCGGGTCTGCTGGTCGCCGACGGGTTCGGCGGCGCGGTGGTGCGCGAGGCGCCGCTGACGCCCTTGGCGCCGGCGCGACGCAAGGCCCTGACCCTGGCGTTCGGCCGCCTCGCCGCCTGGCGGGCGGCGGGCGTGAACGCCGAGCGGCTCAGTCTGTAG
- a CDS encoding EamA family transporter, giving the protein MSGARASFLPYAALLAAIVTLCVGTSFAKTLFPLVGAQGVSAYRVGFSALILLAIWRPWRHPLSGADLRTVAIYGAVMGTMNLCFYMSIRTIPLGVAIAIEFMGPLVLAVAHSRRLIHFVWIALAVLGLGLLLPINPGAKPLDPVGVAYACAAAVMWALYIIMGKRAAHLHAGRSVALGMTTAALIVAPIGIVSAGPVLFDPKIAALGLLVAVLSSAIPYSLEMIALRGIPKRSFGVLLSLEPAVGALAGLAILHERLSLTQWLAIAAIVAASAGTILSTPAEAVSEDVP; this is encoded by the coding sequence ATGTCCGGCGCCCGCGCTTCCTTCCTGCCTTATGCGGCGCTCCTGGCCGCGATCGTCACGCTGTGCGTGGGGACCTCGTTCGCCAAGACCCTGTTCCCGCTGGTCGGCGCCCAGGGCGTCAGCGCCTATCGGGTGGGTTTCTCGGCCCTGATCCTGCTGGCCATCTGGCGGCCGTGGCGTCACCCGCTCTCCGGCGCGGATCTGCGCACCGTGGCGATTTACGGCGCGGTGATGGGGACGATGAACCTGTGCTTCTACATGTCGATCCGCACCATTCCGCTGGGCGTGGCGATCGCCATCGAGTTCATGGGCCCGCTGGTCCTGGCCGTCGCCCACTCGCGGCGCCTGATCCATTTCGTCTGGATCGCGCTAGCGGTGCTGGGCCTTGGCCTGCTGCTGCCGATCAATCCCGGCGCAAAGCCGCTCGACCCGGTCGGCGTCGCCTATGCCTGCGCGGCGGCGGTGATGTGGGCGCTGTACATCATTATGGGCAAGCGGGCGGCGCATCTGCATGCCGGACGCTCGGTGGCGTTGGGCATGACCACCGCCGCGCTGATCGTCGCCCCGATCGGCATCGTCTCGGCCGGGCCTGTGCTGTTCGATCCAAAGATCGCCGCCCTGGGCCTCTTGGTGGCGGTGCTGTCCAGCGCCATCCCCTATTCGCTGGAGATGATCGCCCTGCGCGGCATCCCCAAACGCAGCTTCGGCGTCCTGCTCAGCCTGGAGCCCGCAGTAGGGGCCCTGGCGGGGCTGGCGATCCTGCACGAGCGCCTTTCCCTGACCCAATGGCTGGCCATCGCCGCCATCGTCGCGGCCTCGGCCGGAACCATCCTCTCCACGCCCGCCGAAGCGGTCAGCGAGGACGTTCCCTAA
- the cysQ gene encoding 3'(2'),5'-bisphosphate nucleotidase CysQ, whose translation MSDDRRTVQDLADWGRTLAKITEEAAVVILPFWRTELAVAQKADESPVTEADRAGERLILERLAALYPAIPVISEEDASEFGTPESVGPRFFLVDPVDGTKAFVRGDPNFTVNIGLIDHGVPVAGAVCAPATGEVWFTTADGAAKRAGPDAPEAPIRVRPWPTGQALGLISHTMREEKATELAAEYGFDLRTPMDSSIKMCRIAEGSADIYPRHGPTSEWDTAAGHAVLVAAGGTFVQPDGSPFLYGKADQSFRNGGFVARGGRA comes from the coding sequence ATGAGCGACGATAGGCGGACGGTTCAAGATCTCGCGGACTGGGGCCGGACCCTCGCCAAGATCACCGAGGAGGCCGCGGTGGTCATCCTGCCGTTCTGGCGCACCGAACTGGCCGTCGCCCAGAAGGCCGACGAGAGCCCGGTGACCGAGGCCGATCGCGCCGGCGAGCGGCTGATCCTGGAACGCCTGGCGGCGCTCTACCCCGCTATCCCGGTGATCTCGGAAGAAGACGCCAGCGAGTTCGGCACGCCCGAGTCCGTCGGACCGCGTTTCTTCCTGGTCGATCCCGTCGACGGCACCAAGGCCTTCGTGCGCGGCGATCCGAACTTTACGGTCAATATCGGCCTGATCGATCACGGCGTTCCGGTCGCGGGCGCGGTCTGCGCCCCAGCCACCGGCGAGGTGTGGTTCACCACGGCTGACGGCGCCGCCAAGCGCGCTGGCCCCGACGCGCCCGAGGCGCCGATCCGGGTCCGTCCCTGGCCGACCGGCCAGGCGCTGGGTCTGATCAGCCACACCATGCGCGAGGAAAAGGCCACGGAGTTGGCCGCCGAGTACGGCTTTGATCTGCGCACGCCGATGGACAGCTCGATCAAGATGTGCCGGATCGCCGAAGGCTCGGCCGACATCTATCCGCGCCACGGACCGACCTCGGAGTGGGACACGGCCGCGGGCCACGCCGTGCTGGTCGCCGCCGGTGGAACCTTCGTGCAGCCGGACGGCTCGCCCTTCCTCTATGGCAAGGCCGACCAGAGCTTCCGCAACGGCGGGTTCGTGGCGCGCGGCGGGCGAGCGTAG
- a CDS encoding DUF3553 domain-containing protein has translation MIDPFLEPGVLVRHPGQPDWGLGQVQSVIGHRVTVNFEEAGKQTIDATRVRLVFVGDDPRGQA, from the coding sequence GTGATCGATCCGTTCCTAGAGCCCGGCGTGCTTGTGCGCCATCCTGGCCAGCCCGACTGGGGTCTGGGTCAGGTGCAGTCCGTGATCGGCCACCGCGTGACGGTGAATTTCGAAGAGGCCGGCAAGCAGACCATCGACGCCACGCGGGTGCGGCTGGTCTTCGTCGGCGACGACCCCCGGGGGCAGGCATGA
- the chpT gene encoding histidine phosphotransferase ChpT translates to MTETVTETTAPASPETDVQGPDFAAMLAARLCHDFISPASAIVSGLDLLEDPSAQDMRDDAMNLIASSARKLADLLQFTRVAFGASASAENFDSRELEKLAQGVFAHVRPTLDWQIEPQAMNKPSSRAVLNIAQIAASALPAGGVATVKGVAADGRFSIIADAKGPRARLRPEVLAGLKGEPLAEGLGGPWVQAAYLNALVRAAGGQIAVEIGEDRASIAAWVPA, encoded by the coding sequence ATGACCGAGACCGTCACCGAGACCACCGCCCCCGCGTCCCCCGAAACCGACGTCCAGGGTCCCGACTTCGCCGCCATGCTGGCCGCGCGCCTGTGTCACGACTTCATCAGTCCGGCCAGCGCCATCGTCTCGGGCCTGGATCTGCTGGAAGACCCCTCGGCCCAGGACATGCGCGACGACGCCATGAACCTGATCGCCTCGTCGGCCCGCAAGCTGGCGGACCTCTTGCAGTTCACCCGGGTGGCCTTCGGCGCGTCGGCCTCGGCCGAGAACTTCGACTCGCGCGAACTGGAAAAGCTGGCGCAGGGCGTGTTCGCTCATGTGCGCCCGACCCTGGACTGGCAGATCGAGCCGCAGGCGATGAACAAGCCCTCGTCGCGCGCGGTGCTGAACATCGCCCAGATCGCCGCCAGCGCCCTGCCGGCCGGCGGCGTGGCCACTGTCAAGGGCGTGGCCGCCGACGGGCGCTTCTCGATCATCGCCGACGCCAAGGGCCCGCGCGCGCGGCTGCGTCCGGAGGTCCTGGCGGGCCTCAAGGGCGAGCCGCTGGCCGAGGGCCTGGGCGGTCCGTGGGTGCAGGCGGCCTATCTGAACGCCCTGGTACGCGCGGCCGGCGGCCAGATCGCCGTCGAGATCGGCGAGGACCGCGCCTCGATCGCCGCCTGGGTCCCGGCGTAA
- a CDS encoding response regulator — protein sequence MERAVKTCLVVDDSRVIRKVARRVLEDIGFEIAEAADGMEALAWCRAAMPDAVLLDWNMPVMNGIEFLRQLRAEPGGMTPKVVFCTVENSPDHIRTALDAGADEYIMKPFDGDIIEAKFAEAGLL from the coding sequence TTGGAGCGCGCCGTGAAGACCTGTCTGGTGGTCGACGACAGCCGGGTGATCCGCAAGGTCGCCCGCCGAGTCCTCGAGGACATCGGCTTCGAGATCGCCGAGGCCGCCGATGGCATGGAGGCCCTGGCGTGGTGTCGCGCGGCCATGCCTGACGCGGTGCTGCTCGACTGGAACATGCCGGTGATGAACGGCATCGAGTTTCTGCGTCAGCTGCGGGCCGAGCCCGGCGGGATGACGCCCAAGGTCGTGTTCTGCACGGTCGAGAACAGTCCCGACCATATCCGCACAGCCCTCGATGCGGGTGCGGACGAGTACATCATGAAGCCCTTCGACGGCGATATCATCGAGGCGAAGTTCGCCGAGGCGGGCCTGCTGTGA
- a CDS encoding CheR family methyltransferase, with amino-acid sequence MTPEDMDLLAALGRARAGVRVETEKPYLIESRLAPLARREGYDSIDALIGALRTKREERLIWAVVEALCRSETTFFRGRETFAQLRDQILPALSHRRREAPIRIWSAACATGQEVYSMAIAAAEAPGLVTGTRFEFFGSDLSERSLEKAQAGIYTQFEVQRGLPIRMLIKYFENQDDTWAISPRIRQMVRWKRINLLADLSAMGRFDVILLRNVLGGMDASLRGQVARSLAALLPDDGVLVLDTEDDASEIDELLTPAPGGRGIYLRDPSIRAAAA; translated from the coding sequence GTGACGCCCGAGGACATGGACCTGCTGGCGGCCCTGGGCCGCGCCCGCGCCGGCGTGCGGGTCGAAACCGAGAAGCCCTACCTGATCGAGAGCCGATTGGCGCCCCTGGCGCGCCGCGAGGGCTACGACTCGATCGACGCCCTGATCGGAGCGCTGCGCACCAAGCGCGAAGAGCGGCTGATCTGGGCCGTGGTCGAGGCGCTGTGCCGCAGCGAGACCACCTTCTTCCGGGGCCGGGAAACCTTCGCCCAGCTGCGCGACCAGATCCTGCCCGCCCTGTCGCATCGCCGCCGGGAAGCGCCGATCCGCATCTGGAGCGCCGCCTGCGCCACGGGTCAGGAAGTCTATTCGATGGCGATCGCCGCCGCCGAGGCCCCGGGGCTGGTCACCGGCACGCGGTTTGAGTTCTTTGGCTCGGACCTCTCCGAACGCAGCCTGGAAAAAGCTCAGGCCGGCATCTACACCCAGTTCGAGGTCCAGCGCGGCCTGCCGATCCGCATGCTGATCAAGTACTTCGAGAACCAGGACGACACCTGGGCGATCTCGCCGCGTATTCGTCAGATGGTGCGCTGGAAGCGCATCAACCTGCTCGCCGACCTTTCGGCGATGGGACGGTTCGACGTGATCCTGCTGCGCAACGTGCTGGGCGGCATGGACGCCTCTCTTCGCGGCCAGGTCGCGCGTTCGCTGGCCGCGTTGCTGCCCGACGACGGAGTTCTGGTGCTCGACACCGAGGACGACGCCTCCGAGATCGACGAACTGCTGACCCCGGCCCCGGGCGGGCGGGGGATCTATCTGCGCGATCCGTCTATCCGCGCGGCGGCCGCCTGA
- a CDS encoding entericidin A/B family lipoprotein: protein MMRKLVILAVLAASLSVAACNTVEGAGKDVSSAGKAVTDTARDVKKN, encoded by the coding sequence ATGATGCGTAAACTGGTGATCCTCGCCGTCCTCGCCGCGTCCTTGTCGGTCGCGGCCTGCAACACGGTCGAAGGCGCGGGCAAGGACGTCTCGTCGGCCGGCAAGGCCGTCACGGACACGGCCCGCGACGTCAAGAAAAACTAA